The bacterium genome includes a region encoding these proteins:
- a CDS encoding ABC transporter substrate-binding protein, which yields MKFLNPISWLIVGTMVMMIACGKSDQRKESTSDESKPQYGGTFIYAKNGPPLTLDPALTKETESTVIVDNIFDALVQQRAGKIAIDPCLAKSWDISTNGMIYTFHLRTDVTFHDGSPFNADAVLFSFERQGNPKHPFHGKADFDFWRSFNMDNIIKSIKALNDSTVEFNLTSPDATFLNILSMNFLQIVSPSAMKKYGADAYKNPVGTGAFKFVSWNNDGSVVTIANDQYWNGKPYVDTLIFKPIPDARQRWQALKAGTVSMMSVPDLADIDEIQNTAGVKVSQQPGVNVAYMAMNMNKKPFDNLKVRQAIVYAIDREKLVKTVLSQMGRPAKNPIPPNLLGYNDEIRFTPHDPEKAKQLLAEAGFPNGFKCALWTLPVTREYMPNGKLAAEMVQADLKAVGIETEISIPNFEEYLLRRGNGEHDLIISGWVGDVPDPHFFFYPLLDKSSAEQRPSNNAAFYKSEEMHELIVKGKETFDPLERSNIYKKACEVFNRDLPWFTIDHAVAILPMRDNVMNYLMHASSVRKFDKVWLKK from the coding sequence ATGAAATTCCTTAACCCTATCTCATGGCTTATCGTTGGTACGATGGTAATGATGATTGCCTGTGGAAAATCGGATCAACGTAAAGAATCCACGTCGGATGAATCCAAGCCTCAATATGGCGGTACATTCATTTATGCGAAAAACGGTCCTCCGCTGACGTTAGATCCGGCATTGACCAAAGAAACGGAATCGACGGTCATTGTTGATAATATTTTTGATGCCTTGGTGCAGCAACGTGCCGGCAAGATCGCCATCGATCCTTGTCTCGCCAAATCCTGGGATATCTCGACCAATGGTATGATATACACGTTTCACTTGCGTACGGACGTTACTTTCCATGACGGTTCGCCGTTTAATGCCGATGCCGTTTTATTTTCCTTTGAGCGTCAAGGCAATCCAAAACATCCTTTTCACGGCAAAGCCGATTTTGATTTCTGGCGCAGTTTCAATATGGACAATATCATCAAGAGCATTAAGGCGTTGAATGATTCTACCGTTGAATTTAACCTGACGAGCCCGGATGCAACATTTTTAAATATTTTATCGATGAATTTTCTGCAGATTGTCAGCCCAAGCGCAATGAAAAAATACGGCGCCGATGCTTATAAAAATCCGGTTGGTACGGGCGCATTTAAATTTGTCAGTTGGAACAATGATGGAAGTGTGGTGACTATTGCTAACGATCAATACTGGAATGGCAAACCGTATGTAGACACGTTGATTTTTAAACCGATTCCGGATGCCCGTCAGCGTTGGCAAGCGCTCAAAGCCGGAACAGTGAGCATGATGAGCGTTCCGGATCTGGCTGATATCGACGAAATTCAAAATACCGCCGGCGTTAAAGTTTCTCAGCAGCCCGGCGTCAATGTTGCCTACATGGCGATGAACATGAATAAGAAGCCATTTGATAATTTAAAAGTGCGCCAAGCGATTGTGTATGCGATTGACCGTGAAAAACTCGTTAAGACCGTCCTTTCGCAAATGGGACGTCCGGCCAAAAATCCCATTCCTCCGAATTTACTCGGATACAATGATGAGATTCGTTTTACACCGCATGATCCTGAAAAAGCCAAACAACTTTTGGCTGAGGCAGGTTTCCCTAATGGATTTAAGTGTGCCTTATGGACGCTTCCCGTTACGCGTGAATATATGCCGAATGGTAAATTGGCCGCAGAAATGGTTCAGGCGGATTTGAAAGCCGTCGGTATTGAAACAGAAATTTCTATTCCTAATTTTGAAGAATATCTTCTGCGCCGCGGTAACGGCGAGCATGATCTGATCATTTCAGGATGGGTCGGCGATGTTCCCGATCCGCATTTCTTTTTCTATCCGCTGCTCGATAAATCCAGTGCGGAACAGCGCCCTTCGAATAATGCGGCATTTTACAAGAGCGAAGAAATGCATGAATTGATCGTCAAAGGTAAGGAAACATTCGATCCGTTGGAACGAAGCAATATTTATAAAAAGGCGTGTGAAGTGTTTAATCGTGATCTTCCATGGTTCACGATCGATCATGCTGTGGCTATATTGCCTATGCGTGACAATGTCATGAATTATCTCATGCATGCCAGCTCAGTAAGAAAATTCGATAAAGTCTGGCTTAAGAAATAG
- a CDS encoding ABC transporter substrate-binding protein — MRYILTLTCGLILIACGKSDKKELTGEIKPQYGGTLIYAKSGPPLTLDPALTKETESSVVLANLFDGLVAQRAGKTAIDPGLAHSWEISKDGLVYTFHLRSGVTFHNGEPLTAAAVIFSFERQGNPKHPFYWKDADYSSWKGFEMTKLIKFLRAINDSTVEITLNNPDATFLNILSHHVCLIVSPSALQQYGKDFYKHPVGTGPFRFASWNDDGDIVLLANGNYWNGRPYIDTLVMRSVPDAHQRWELLKAGAIDMMAAPSETDMAEIEKTPGIKFSKQPGLNISYLAMNMKKKPFTDARVRQAIVLAIDREKLVEEVFKAFGRSAKNPIPPMLIGYNDEIRPTPYDPAKARQLLTDAGFPNGFKTTLWTMPLTREYMPDPSKAATLIQKYLKDVGIEVTIQTFPWSEYLEKTYGGQHDMAIIGWVADVPDPDNFFYPLLDKSVAEKLPSSNIAFYSDNEMHQLILTGKSTADALERSNAYKKACEVFNRDLPWFTIAHSVTIVPMKEMVMDFQLHSTSVRKFNKLWLKK, encoded by the coding sequence ATGCGTTATATCCTGACCCTGACGTGCGGCCTGATTTTGATAGCGTGCGGAAAATCCGACAAGAAGGAATTGACCGGCGAAATCAAACCTCAATACGGCGGCACGTTGATTTATGCAAAAAGCGGCCCTCCATTGACGCTCGATCCTGCGCTGACCAAAGAAACCGAATCGTCCGTCGTCCTGGCGAACTTATTCGACGGCTTGGTCGCGCAACGCGCGGGTAAAACAGCCATTGATCCCGGTTTGGCCCACTCTTGGGAAATTTCCAAGGACGGCTTAGTGTATACTTTCCATCTTCGCTCCGGCGTCACGTTTCATAACGGCGAACCGCTTACGGCTGCAGCCGTTATTTTTAGCTTCGAGCGGCAAGGTAATCCCAAACATCCTTTTTACTGGAAGGATGCCGATTACTCTTCATGGAAAGGATTTGAAATGACGAAACTCATCAAATTCCTCCGTGCGATCAATGATTCCACCGTCGAAATCACATTGAATAATCCGGATGCAACTTTTTTGAATATTCTCTCCCATCACGTGTGTCTGATCGTCAGTCCTTCGGCGCTTCAACAGTACGGAAAAGATTTCTATAAACATCCGGTCGGAACAGGTCCTTTCCGGTTCGCGAGTTGGAATGATGATGGCGATATCGTTTTGTTGGCCAATGGCAATTATTGGAATGGTCGCCCGTATATTGATACGCTAGTAATGCGGTCAGTTCCTGATGCGCATCAGCGGTGGGAACTGCTCAAAGCCGGCGCCATCGATATGATGGCGGCTCCGAGCGAAACGGACATGGCGGAAATAGAAAAAACGCCGGGAATTAAGTTTTCAAAACAGCCAGGTTTGAACATCTCCTACCTTGCCATGAACATGAAGAAAAAACCGTTTACAGACGCGCGGGTTCGTCAGGCAATAGTTTTGGCAATTGACCGAGAGAAATTAGTGGAGGAAGTTTTTAAAGCCTTCGGGCGGTCGGCGAAAAATCCAATTCCGCCGATGTTGATCGGTTACAATGACGAAATCCGTCCGACGCCGTACGATCCGGCCAAAGCGCGTCAATTACTTACCGACGCCGGTTTTCCCAACGGGTTCAAAACGACGTTATGGACGATGCCATTGACGCGTGAATACATGCCCGATCCGTCCAAAGCCGCCACGTTGATACAAAAATATCTTAAAGATGTCGGTATCGAAGTGACCATTCAGACTTTTCCGTGGAGTGAATATCTTGAAAAAACTTACGGCGGGCAACACGACATGGCTATCATTGGGTGGGTTGCCGATGTACCGGATCCGGATAATTTTTTCTATCCCTTGTTAGATAAATCCGTTGCAGAAAAACTTCCATCCTCGAACATTGCATTTTATTCGGATAATGAAATGCATCAGTTGATCTTAACCGGTAAATCTACGGCCGATGCACTGGAACGCAGCAATGCGTATAAAAAAGCATGCGAAGTGTTCAACCGCGATCTACCTTGGTTTACCATCGCGCATTCCGTAACCATCGTTCCGATGAAAGAGATGGTCATGGATTTTCAATTGCATTCAACGTCGGTAAGAAAGTTCAATAAATTGTGGTTAAAAAAATAA
- a CDS encoding ABC transporter substrate-binding protein, giving the protein MLIKHYGFVFLLTLILAIGCGKSGDNAKNEGELKPKYGGTLVYAKNNPPATLDPALTAETESTIPCDNIFDPLVQLKLGTTGIAPALARSWDISKDGLTYTFHLRTGVNFHDGTPFNAQAVLFSFDRQRDVKHPHHRPADKFEYWKNFSMNDIVNDIKASDDSTVVFTLREPNATFLYILSMLFTAIVSPTAMEKYGENFSQNPVGTGAFKFVKWDSDGTLTLEANADYWDGKPYLDKLVFKAVDQHEERYQKLMNGEFDMIESPGPDRMKEIEKNTKFKTFKQPGVNIAYLAMNMNKKLFSDLRVRQAIVYGINREKLVSEVYGEFGRPAKNPIPPMILGYNDEIRPTPYDPEKAKKLLAEAGYANGLKLKLWTMPISREYMPDGQKTASMIQNDLKQIGVETEIVTYPWNDYLERIYRGEHDLAVMGWIADIPDPDNFFTLLDKKVAEIYPSNNIAFYKSDEMYRLLTKGKATSDQVERAKVYRDACAVFNKDLPWFIIAHSVVIVPMQSYVMNFQPYASYARKFNHVWLNK; this is encoded by the coding sequence ATGCTGATCAAACATTACGGTTTTGTGTTTTTGTTAACCCTGATTTTAGCCATAGGTTGCGGTAAATCCGGTGATAATGCGAAAAATGAAGGCGAGTTAAAACCCAAGTACGGCGGGACGCTCGTGTATGCTAAAAACAATCCTCCGGCAACATTGGATCCGGCGCTGACGGCTGAAACCGAATCGACCATTCCATGCGACAATATATTCGATCCTTTGGTGCAACTGAAACTTGGCACGACCGGCATCGCGCCTGCTCTTGCACGTTCGTGGGATATTTCCAAAGACGGCCTGACTTATACATTCCATTTGCGTACCGGCGTGAATTTTCATGACGGTACTCCTTTCAATGCCCAAGCGGTGCTTTTTAGTTTTGACCGCCAACGGGACGTAAAACACCCGCATCATCGTCCGGCCGACAAATTCGAATATTGGAAAAATTTCAGCATGAACGATATTGTCAATGACATCAAGGCATCCGACGATTCAACGGTAGTTTTTACGTTGCGCGAACCCAACGCAACATTTTTGTATATTTTAAGCATGTTGTTTACAGCGATCGTGAGTCCGACCGCTATGGAAAAATACGGAGAAAATTTTTCACAAAATCCCGTCGGTACGGGCGCGTTTAAATTCGTCAAATGGGATTCGGACGGTACATTGACGCTCGAAGCCAATGCCGATTACTGGGATGGGAAACCTTATTTGGATAAGCTCGTTTTTAAAGCCGTCGATCAACACGAAGAGCGTTATCAAAAGCTCATGAATGGCGAATTCGACATGATCGAATCGCCAGGACCTGATCGCATGAAGGAAATTGAAAAAAATACGAAATTCAAAACGTTCAAACAGCCGGGCGTCAATATTGCTTATCTGGCGATGAACATGAACAAAAAATTGTTCAGCGATTTACGGGTGCGACAAGCGATCGTTTACGGTATTAATCGTGAAAAATTAGTGAGTGAAGTTTATGGTGAATTCGGACGGCCTGCTAAAAACCCGATTCCTCCGATGATTTTGGGATACAATGATGAAATTCGCCCCACGCCATACGATCCTGAAAAAGCGAAAAAACTTTTGGCGGAAGCCGGCTATGCCAATGGCCTTAAATTAAAATTATGGACTATGCCGATCTCCCGTGAATACATGCCGGACGGACAAAAAACGGCATCCATGATTCAAAACGATTTGAAACAAATTGGCGTAGAAACCGAAATTGTTACGTATCCATGGAACGATTATCTTGAACGTATTTACCGTGGCGAACACGATCTGGCTGTAATGGGTTGGATTGCCGATATTCCGGATCCGGATAATTTTTTCACGCTGCTCGACAAAAAAGTTGCAGAAATCTATCCATCTAACAATATTGCGTTTTATAAGTCCGATGAAATGTATCGTTTGCTCACAAAAGGTAAAGCCACTTCCGATCAGGTTGAGCGGGCGAAAGTCTATCGCGATGCTTGTGCCGTTTTTAATAAAGATTTACCATGGTTTATTATTGCGCATTCGGTCGTGATTGTGCCGATGCAGTCATACGTGATGAATTTTCAGCCGTATGCCAGCTATGCGCGTAAATTTAATCACGTATGGCTCAATAAGTAA